GGTGATTTTTCTGACGGCGCAAAACGCCGGCAAATAAGCGCGCGCCATGCCGCCGGAGCCGAGCATGCCGATCACCGATGAGTCTTCGCGGGCGAGATAGCGCAATCCGAGCGCCGCGCCTGCGGCGACGCGCAGGTGATGCAAGATGCCGTCGTTCATCATCGCCAACGGGGCGCCGTTGCGCGTGCTGAACAGCATCAAGAAGCCGCTGAAGGTGCCGGGCGTGACGCAGTGTAATTCGTCGGTGCCTTGCGCCGTCCAGGTGACGATGTCGGATTTCATGCGCGTGCAAAAAATTCCCCAGGGTTCGATGGCGCCTTCCATGCTGCCCCAGCGGTAATAACCGTCGTCGCGGCCGCAGGGCATCCAGACATCGGTGCGCGGCCGCGACACCGCTTGGCCGCGGGCGAGAGCGTGGAACGCTTCATCGAGGGCATCGATGCAGTCTTTGGGCGTCAGAAGTTTGGCGATGTCTTGGTTGCTGAGATAGATCATGGTGATGCCTCCGCTTGGGTCATATCGAGTTTATGTCCGAACTGAGAGACTGGTTGAATGATTGGGAAGGTTGGTTCATTGATCCCCCCTTTGAAAAAGGGGGGCAAGGGGGGATTTTCCTCAGCGAAGTGTTTCACGCGCACAAAATTCAAATCCCCCTCAGTCCCCCTTTTCCAAAGGGGGAAGTTATAAGACTTGATTAAACGCATCGCGGCGACAAGTCATCAGCGATACAAACCGTCGATGTAACCGCTGCGGTCAAGCTCTTCCAAAAATCTCGTGTCGATAAAATCTTTTGGATCGGCGGTTTTTGCCGCGGGGATTTGCTCGGCGAGTTCGGCGAAGACCGCTTTGAAGCCGTCGATGGTCGGAAACGGTTTACGCGGCAGGAAACTGCGCAACACTTGCAGCGCTTCTTCCTGATCGCGATCTTGCTGCAAGCGAAGATATCTGCGAAACGCTTGCTTGGAAATTTCCGCATGGGTCATCGCTAGATGAATGCCTTCGACGAAGGATTTCACCACCCGGCGTGAAACGTCCGGCGATTTCGCCAGCTGGGCGCGCGTCGTCACCAGGCCGGTGTGCTGGAAGGGAACGTTCATCTCTTCCATGTTGGCGAGCATGCGCAGGCCGGCTTCCTGGGCTTTTTTATGATCGGGCGGCTCGACGATGGTGGCGTCGATGCTGTTCGCCATTAACGCGGCGAGTCGCGTCGGCGCGCCGCCGACTTGGATCAAAGTCAGATCCTTTTCCGGATTCAAACCGAGCTTGGTTAGCAGCAGGCGGGTGGCGCGATCGGCGCCGGCGCCGAAACGCGATACGCCGACCCGTTTGCCGCGCAGTTCCGCCGTGGATTTGATTTCCGGGCGCGCGACCAGCCGGTACAAAAGATGATTGAGAAAACTGGCGACCATGACTAGATCCGCGCCTTGTAATTTCGGCGCCGACATCAAAGAGCCTGTCATCTCGCCGAAGGTGATGTTGCCGGCGATCAGCGCGCGCTGCACCAAGGCGCTTTCCAAGTATAGCACTTCGACGTCGAGGCCGTTTTTCTCGAACAGTCTTCCTTCCTTGGTGATCCACAGGACGGACATTGCGACCGATGGCGCGCCGTAGCCGATGCGCAGCTTGTCGGCGGCGCGAAGCGGATAAGGGAGCGCGCAGCTTAGGAGGAAAAGCAGGATTAGTGTGTGGCAGCGGATTATTTTCATAGTGTCAGGGGTTCAAAGCGTTCAAGCCGCGCCCTCACCCTAACCCTCTCCCATCGGAATGGGCGAGGGAGCAGGATTTTCGAACCGAATTGCTTGATCCGAGCGAAGCGGTTGAACGGCTTGAACGATTGGAACGAGATTTCATATTTTACGGCGTCGAGAGTTTTTTCAAAATGTTCACCGCTTCCTTGGGCGCTTTCAAAATCGACGCGGCGATGCTGCCGGCGTCATCGCCGGGCACCAGGCGCGGCGGTGAGCCTTGGCTCTTGGTCCATTCGGTCAGAAAGATTGGGTCCTTGCCCATCGCTTGAAACGCTTGGCGTAGTTCGGAAATTAGCGCTGGCGGAGTCTTGGGCGCGACGGCCATCATGCGTGTGAGCGAGTAGCCGCCGATCAAAGCTTTCTCCGCTTCCCACGCTGGGCCGGCCGGATCGCGTCCATAGATTGCGCGATAGACTTCGGCGATGGACGGCGCGTCGATGCCGAGCTCTTTCCATGCCGGATCCTTGGCCACGTTGCCCTTGCCGTCGAGGAAACCGACCTGGTAAAGAATCGCCGCCCAACCTTCACGCACCCAGGGGAGCACCGAGCGCGAGATGCCGACGGCGGTTTCTTGGGTGAAATTTATTTCAGCGCGCTCGAAGGCAAGACGGATCGGGCCGGCGCCGCCGTAGCCGGTGACGTAGGTCGGGTTTTTCACGCCGAGCAAATTCATCGCCGCCAGCATCGACACGTCTTTGATCGAACCGTAGCCCGAGCCGCCGATAACGATGGGCGCTTTCGGATTCAACAAATCGCGCGCCGACTTTACGCCGGTCTTGTCGCTGCGTACGAACGCCGCGACCGATTCGGAGCTGCCGCCGATAATCGGCATTTTCATGATGTCGAATTCGATGCCGGGCAGCTCGATCAATTGATTGATCGGTGTGCCGGTGGCAAATAGCGCGGTGAGTCCGTCCGGTTTGGCTTTGTTGTAAACATAGTTGGTGCCGATGATCTCGCCGGCGCCCGGCATGTTTTCGACGACCAGGGTCGGATTGCCGGGAATGTGGCGCGGTAAATGGCGCATCATCAAGCGCGCGACGATGTCGCTGCCGCCGCCGGCGGCCGAGGCGACGATGACGCGCAGAGTTTTGCCTTGGTAAAAGGGCTCGGCGGCGAAATTATTTTTCGCGAACACTGATACGAATAGCGCGACGACCAAAAGAACGCGAGACGATCTTGGGTGATTCACGATGACTATACTTTCTTCTCTTACTTCCTCTCCCTCTGGGAGAGGATTGAGGTGAGGGCGCACTTCAATCGAATACCCCTCATCCTAACCTTCTCCCGCAAGGGGAGAAGGAACTTCGGACTCTTCGTTGACGCATTGCTGTCTACGTGGTTAACAATTTCGCCAGCACCGCGACATCGTCGATTTCTTCTAGCCGCAGCGCCAGGTCGACCGCTTCATCGATCTTCGCGCCGCTAATCGGTCTTGCCGCATAGCTTGCCATGCCGCGGAAGGCGTTGACTAGTTCTTCCGATGTCACCGGGTTATTCGGATTGCCCTTTGGATATATGACTTTTGTGCTGAATGCTTTGCCGTCGCGCATGACGATTTCGACGACCTGCGGTTTGACGTCCATCGGACCGAGATCGAATTCCGGCGTGAGAATGGTTTTTACCCGCGCGGCGAGATGGAGAATCTCTGTGCTGCGGATTCTTGCGTCGGTGAATTCTTCCAACGACAGGCCGCCGCTGACGAGTGTGGCCGCGACGGTATACGGAATGCTGAACTGGGCGTCGACCACGCCTTCGGGGCGGTGCTTTTTCTTTTTCTCGTCTTCGCTCCAGCCGCCCACCGAGCGCATGTCGCGTTCGCCGATTTGCACGTGGACTTCTTGGATGTCCGGCGCTTTGATGCCGTGCTTGCGCATGAGATCTAGAACTCCGGTGACGGCGCAGTGAGTGTAGCGGCAAGAAGGGAAAGGCTTTGGGCCGACGAGAACGATTTCAAAGCGGCTGCCGAGTTGATCGAGCAGTTGGACGTAATCGCCTTCTTGTTGATAAAAGGTTTGGAAGAAGCCGGCCGCGCCTTGCAAGACTTCGCCTGCAGCCGGATAGCCGACCGATGCGAGGGTCGCCGCGACTACGCCGCTCTGCGATGCGAAGCCGACGCCGAGCCGCTTGCTTAACGACGGTGCCGTGGTGCTGTTGCCGGCGACGGTGGAGCGACAGAAGGCGATGCCGAGGGCGTTGTGCATGCCGTCTTCGTCCAATTTAAGAATTTTTCCGCAGCCTGCCGCGCTGGCGAAAGGACCGAGCGCGATGGCGCGGGCGTGCACCGGTTTCGGATTGGTCGCCAGGCCGAGACGTATGCCGAGGTCGACGCCTAGGCAAACCGCGGTCATGAATTCTTTGCCGGAAACTTTGCCGACTTTTTCCGCCAACGCGAGCGCAGCCGGTATGACAGTGATGGACGATTTGTAGGCGATGCGGTCGTCGTTGATGTCGAGCTCGCGGCTGTGGCCCATCGTCGCGTTAGCCAGCGCGGCCGAAGCGGCCGGGAGTTTTTCTCCAGTGACGAGCACCGAACTTTCATTGCTCTCACCGCTCAAGGCAATGGCGCCGGCGCGTACTTGCATGGCGCCTGGCGCGCTGGAACCGGCGAGAATGGTTCCGAGCGTGTAAAGAATATGCTCTTTGGTGGCGCGCCGAGCGTCGTCATCGAGCGCGTCGAATCCGGTGCGCGCTAGATAGCCGGCGATTTGTTTGGTTAAGGTGCCGCTGCCGATCATCTTCAATACCTCGATAAGAGTTCACACCGATTGACCAGTTGCCCTCACGCTTCGTTGCCCTCACCCTAACCCTCTCCCAGAGGGAGAGGGAATTCAGAAGCTAAGCGTGACGGTTTGAACGTCGTGAACAAGTTTAGTTTAGCTGCCGCGTCACGCAGCCTTTCAATCCTTCGTTGTAACCGCGGTCCCAGGCTTCTTCGTAGTCGGTCAATTCATTCAATAAGAGAATGTCGTCGTAAGTGCCGTGGCCGGAGCCGATGCGGCGCTCGGGGTGGACGCATTCGCGGCGCGGCATGGGCAGATTGTATTTCTTCCAGCTGTTGTAATAGTTGCCCATCAATTGGAGGTAATATTCCAGCGGGATCGGCGGTTGGTTCCATTGCGAGCCCAAGTTGGAACCGGGCTCACGGCGCCATTGGTTGAAGCGCGGGATGATGCCGTGGCTCATCATGAAGTCGACGCCGTCCGATGTCGACTTCACCGCTTCGGCGACGGTTTCAAAACCGTAGGGTTTCGCCATCTCGACGCCGCCGACGAAGTTGGGCCGCACGTTGCCTTCGCCGAAGATATCGACTTCGTCGATCATGCTTTTCACCCAGCCGTCCCAACCGACGCGGCGATTCTTGCCAGGATTGATCCATTCGAACAAGCGCTTTTCCCACACTTCCATGTTCGAATGGTGGCAGTCGACGCCAGCGGCGCGGTAATGTTTCATGGTGTCTTTGTCTTGGGCGTTGGATTGCAAGTTGACGAAGCGCCGCCGGCCGCCCCACTTGAGCGCGGAGACATATTCGGAATAGAAATCGAGCTCGTTCTTGCCGTGCAGGGTTTTCAAAATTGTCCCGCCAGTGATGAGGAAATCCATCGGCGGGGTAAACCCGACTTCATCAGTGGCGTCTTGCTCGATGGAGCGGGCGACTTCGACCATGTACTTGACCGGCTTTACCGGCGCGTCGAAGGTGAAGTCCTTGGACTCCTTCATCTGGCGCGCGTTGATATTGATATCGCAGAAGCGGCACTCTTCGTCCGGGCCCCAATACTGGCAGTTGCGAAACACGGTGACGAAATAACCGAAGGCGATGATCTCATGATAGGCCGTGCCGTCGTCGAATTTGCGCGCGTAATATTTCATCGGCTTGGGAAAATGGACATCGCAAATCTCTTTGCCGTTGAGCAAAAGTTTCGGCTGGCCGTCGACGACGTCGATGACGTAGGGCGAATTGGAATCCAGAGTCGTTTGAATGCTCACCGGCCGAAGGCCGTACATGCCGCGGCGAATGGTGAACCACTCGGGAATCTTGCGGTACTCCTTGCGCTTCATGTCTTTCATCGCCATCAGATCGTAGGAAAACAGCCGGTAGGATTTCACCAGCGCTTGGGAAGCCAATTCCAACGCGGCGTCGGTGAACCAGTGGCCGACGCGCAGGAGGTCGTGCTTCAAGATAACTTCTCGCGGCAGATCGCCATAGCTTAAGAAATAATTTTCCAGTTCGCCTAAGGATCGACTGTTGGTCTCTTCTGCGATCGCTTCCATTTTGTTGGTTTCCTTTCCGGAGAAAAAGTTTATGGTTGTTAATCCAAAACTGGGCTATCGAGTTCAGACGACTTTCATTGACAATTTTTCTAATCGAATGTTAGATGCCTGTCAAACTGTTATTCAACTGACGATCTTGCCGGAGGGATTGCGATGCTCACGATCGATGCCGACGCTCACGTCATGGAAGGGCCGCGCACTTGGGAATATTGCGATCCGTCAGAGCGCAAGTTCATGCCGGTGTTGGTC
This window of the Deltaproteobacteria bacterium genome carries:
- a CDS encoding ABC transporter substrate-binding protein; its protein translation is MKIIRCHTLILLFLLSCALPYPLRAADKLRIGYGAPSVAMSVLWITKEGRLFEKNGLDVEVLYLESALVQRALIAGNITFGEMTGSLMSAPKLQGADLVMVASFLNHLLYRLVARPEIKSTAELRGKRVGVSRFGAGADRATRLLLTKLGLNPEKDLTLIQVGGAPTRLAALMANSIDATIVEPPDHKKAQEAGLRMLANMEEMNVPFQHTGLVTTRAQLAKSPDVSRRVVKSFVEGIHLAMTHAEISKQAFRRYLRLQQDRDQEEALQVLRSFLPRKPFPTIDGFKAVFAELAEQIPAAKTADPKDFIDTRFLEELDRSGYIDGLYR
- a CDS encoding MmgE/PrpD family protein: MIGSGTLTKQIAGYLARTGFDALDDDARRATKEHILYTLGTILAGSSAPGAMQVRAGAIALSGESNESSVLVTGEKLPAASAALANATMGHSRELDINDDRIAYKSSITVIPAALALAEKVGKVSGKEFMTAVCLGVDLGIRLGLATNPKPVHARAIALGPFASAAGCGKILKLDEDGMHNALGIAFCRSTVAGNSTTAPSLSKRLGVGFASQSGVVAATLASVGYPAAGEVLQGAAGFFQTFYQQEGDYVQLLDQLGSRFEIVLVGPKPFPSCRYTHCAVTGVLDLMRKHGIKAPDIQEVHVQIGERDMRSVGGWSEDEKKKKHRPEGVVDAQFSIPYTVAATLVSGGLSLEEFTDARIRSTEILHLAARVKTILTPEFDLGPMDVKPQVVEIVMRDGKAFSTKVIYPKGNPNNPVTSEELVNAFRGMASYAARPISGAKIDEAVDLALRLEEIDDVAVLAKLLTT